In Perca fluviatilis chromosome 14, GENO_Pfluv_1.0, whole genome shotgun sequence, a genomic segment contains:
- the LOC120572907 gene encoding butyrophilin subfamily 2 member A2-like isoform X2, with protein sequence MLSCPGQFIFNGSISIITAFTLSSISAVVAGLRSVLFTSLWIFSLAGEDTKIITAKSGQDVPLHCQGPRDADIPGILWSRPDLGSEKYVFFFRGNRPYENYQLPSYHGRVNLTNPEMKDGDVSVVLKNVSVNDTGTYQCRVIIRGGEEPKLYSTIQLNVSVSGHTVGHTGRGQDTGGNLWVVGCCWACWFCWLYDI encoded by the exons ATGCTGAGCTGTCCGGGCCAGTTCATTTTCAATGGTAGTATTTCCATTATCACTGCTTTTACTCTCAGCAGCATCTCTGCTGTCGTGGCTGGACTCAGATCTGTTTTATTCACATCATTATGGATATTTTCTCTGGCTGGAGAAG ACACAAAGATTATCACCGCAAAGTCTGGACAGGACGTGCCTCTTCACTGTCAGGGTCCCAGAGATGCTGACATCCCAGGGATATTGTGGAGCCGACCTGACCTGGGGTCAGAGAAATATGTCTTCTTCTTTAGAGGTAACCGTCCATATGAGAACTACCAGCTCCCCTCATATCATGGTCGAGTAAACCTGACTAATCCGGAGATGAAGGACGGAGACGTTTCTGTTGTTCTAAAGAACGTCAGCGTCAACGACACCGGAACATACCAGTGTCGAGTTATAATCAGGGGGGGAGAAGAACCTAAACTCTACAGCACCATCCAGCTAAATGTGTCAGTCTCAG GTCACACAGTTGGACACACTGGGAGAGGACAAGACACTGGTGGAAATCTTTGGGTAGTTGGTTGTTGCTGGGCTTGCTGGTTTTGTTGGTTGTATGATATTTAA
- the LOC120572907 gene encoding butyrophilin subfamily 2 member A2-like isoform X1 has product MLSCPGQFIFNGSISIITAFTLSSISALMAGLRSVLFTSLWIFSLAGEDTKIITAKSGQDVPLHCQGPRDADIPGILWSRPDLGSEKYVFFFRGNRPYENYQLPSYHGRVNLTNPEMKDGDVSVVLKNVSVNDTGTYQCRVIIRGGEEPKLYSTIQLNVSVSGHTVGHTGRGQDTGGNLWVVGCCWACWFCWLYDI; this is encoded by the exons ATGCTGAGCTGTCCGGGCCAGTTCATTTTCAATGGTAGTATTTCCATTATCACTGCTTTTACTCTCAGCAGCATCTCTGCTCTCATGGCTGGACTCAGATCTGTTTTATTCACATCATTATGGATATTTTCTCTGGCTGGAGAAG ACACAAAGATTATCACCGCAAAGTCTGGACAGGACGTGCCTCTTCACTGTCAGGGTCCCAGAGATGCTGACATCCCAGGGATATTGTGGAGCCGACCTGACCTGGGGTCAGAGAAATATGTCTTCTTCTTTAGAGGTAACCGTCCATATGAGAACTACCAGCTCCCCTCATATCATGGTCGAGTAAACCTGACTAATCCGGAGATGAAGGACGGAGACGTTTCTGTTGTTCTAAAGAACGTCAGCGTCAACGACACCGGAACATACCAGTGTCGAGTTATAATCAGGGGGGGAGAAGAACCTAAACTCTACAGCACCATCCAGCTAAATGTGTCAGTCTCAG GTCACACAGTTGGACACACTGGGAGAGGACAAGACACTGGTGGAAATCTTTGGGTAGTTGGTTGTTGCTGGGCTTGCTGGTTTTGTTGGTTGTATGATATTTAA